A genomic window from Scatophagus argus isolate fScaArg1 chromosome 17, fScaArg1.pri, whole genome shotgun sequence includes:
- the mllt11 gene encoding protein AF1q — protein MMEKSNSQYDSFLFWRQPIPALDLSELEDLGFTDSQSANSIKGKDKLSSLRSKDEEEALSEFSSFNYWRAPIVDVNALLADLNLLL, from the exons ATGATGGAGAAGTCAAACAGCCAATACGACTCCTTCCTCTTCTGGAGGCAGCCTATCCCTGCCCTCGACCTGTCAGAGCTGGAGGACCTGGGTTTCActgacagtcagtcagccaaTAGCATCAAAGGAAAAGACAAGCTGTCCTCATTGAGGAGCAAGGACGAGGAG GAAGCGCTGTCTGAGTTTTCTTCCTTTAATTATTGGAGAGCTCCCATTGTTGATGTGAATGCTCTGCTGGCCGATCTGAACCTGCTGCTCTGA
- the gabpb2a gene encoding GA-binding protein subunit beta-2a, giving the protein MSLVDLGKRLLEAARKGQDDEVRNLMANGAPFTTDWLGTSPLHLAAQHGHYSTADVLLRAGVSRDARTKVDRTPLHMAAAEGHTIIVELLVRSGADINAKDMLKMTALHWAAQHGHHGVAETLIKHGADVHALSKFDKTPFDIAVDIQNTELMLLLQEGMQNQVNMNQVNMNQVSMNVETSTTTNQPQFIIQGIPAIQGGVVNLAELLNKANAGDSEEAMAASALDSNIQHAAVVNEGGQRVITIVTDQHGNLQTTGGMAPPFFVTMQHGQQMLAVPANTVTEEVVTEEPQPPPSRKRKLEVTNNHSDAGETELLQRQLQEANRKAQEYRQQLLRKEQEAEEYRIKLEAMSQNQTNSTNANTTTSAAATAASPEEVVGGEEDDEEAGASMVEEEGEMVVLQEGGIIMEGEEGQVTLVETGGETTEVSS; this is encoded by the exons atgtcGTTGGTGGACCTCGGAAAGCGTCTGTTGGAGGCGGCTCGGAAAGGTCAGGACGATGAGGTCAGAAATCTGATGGCCAACGGAGCGCCGTTCACCACCGACTGG tTGGGGACATCCCCCCTTCACCTGGCCGCTCAGCACGGTCATTACTCCACAGCTGATGTCCTGCTGAGAGCTGGCGTCAGCAGAGACGCCCGTACCAAAGTGGATCGAACACCTCTGCACATGGCCGCCGCCGAGGGCCACACCATCATCGTGGAGCTGCTGGTCCGG AGCGGCGCTGACATCAACGCCAAAGACATGCTGAAGATGACGGCTCTTCACTGGGCAGCGCAACATGGTCATCACGGCGTAGCCGAGACACTCATCAAACACGGAGCTGATGTGCATGCGCTCAGTAAGTTCGACAAGACGCCATTCGACATTGCCGTGGACATCCAGAACACggagctgatgctgctgctgcag gagggCATGCAGAACCAGGTCAATATGAACCAGGTGAACATGAACCAGGTGAGTATGAATGTGGAAACCAGTACCACCACCAACCAGCCGCAGTTCATCATCCAGGGAATACCTGCCATACAGGGGGGCGTGGTCAACCTGGCTGAGCTGCTCAACAAGGCTAACGCAg gagaCTCAGAAGAAGCAATGGCCGCCAGTGCTCTAGACTCCAACATCCAGCACGCCGCTGTTGTCAACGAGGGGGGTCAGAGGGTCATCACTATAGTAACAGACCAGCATGGCAACCTACAGACGACAGGAGGGATGGCCCCGCCATTCTTCGTCACCATGCAGCACGGACAACAGA tGCTGGCAGTCCCAGCcaacacagtgacagaggagGTGGTGACAGAAGAGCCTCAGCCTCCACCCTCCAGAAAGAGGAAGCTGGAAGTGACCAACAATCACAGTGACGCAGGAGAGACG GAGTTGTTGCAGAGGCAGCTGCAGGAGGCCAACAGGAAGGCGCAGGAGTACCGGCAGCAGTTGCTGCGTAAGgagcaggaagcagaggagtACCGCATCAAACTGGAGGCCATGTCCCAGAATCAGACCAACAGCACCAACGCCAACACCACCACCAGCGCCGCTGCCACTGCTGCCAGCCCCGAGGAGGTggtgggaggggaggaggatgaCGAGGAGGCAGGAGCCAGcatggtggaggaggagggagagatggtgGTGCTGCAGGAGGGAGGGATCATCATGGAAGGGGAGGAGGGTCAGGTGACGCTGgtggagacaggaggagagacgACGGAGGTCAGCTCTTAA
- the anp32e gene encoding acidic leucine-rich nuclear phosphoprotein 32 family member E isoform X2, whose protein sequence is MDMKKRITLELRNRSPAEVAELVVDNSRSADGEVEGLTDEFTELEFLSMVNVGLCSLAKLPSLPKLRKLELSDNNLTGSLETLSEKCPNLTYLNLSGNKIKELSNVEALQNLKSLQSLDLFNCEITSLEDYRESVFELLPQVTYLDGFDQEDNEAPDSEADDEDEDGEDGAGPTGDYDEEDDEEEDEDGSEGGEEDDEDEEDYVEEEEEEDPSGVQGQKRKRDVDDEGEDDEDDEDD, encoded by the exons ATGGACATGAAGAAGAGAATCACTTTGGAGCTGCGGAACAGAAGTCCGGCGGAG gtAGCAGAACTGGTGGTCGATAACAGTCGGTCTGCAGACGGGGAGGTTGAAGGTTTGACAGATGAGTTCACGGAGCTCGAGTTTCTCAGTATGGTCAACGTGGGTCTTTGCTCGCTGGCTAAACTGCCATCACTGCCCAAACTACgcaag CTGGAGCTCAGTGACAACAACCTGACAGGGTCTCTGGAGACCCTGTCAGAGAAATGTCCCAACCTGACGTACCTGAACCTGAGCGGGAACAAGATCAAAGAGCTGAGCAACGTGGAGGCACTG CAAAACCTGAAGAGCCTGCAGAGTCTGGACCTGTTCAACTGTGAGATCACGTCTCTGGAGGACTACAGGGAGAGCGTCTTCGAGCTGCTGCCTCAGGTCACTTACCTGGACGGCTTCGACCAGGAAGACAACGAGGCCCCTGACTCCGAGGCCGATGACGAAG ACGAGGACGGCGAGGACGGGGCGGGGCCTACTGGAGACTACGACGAGGAGGATgacgaagaggaggatgaggacggctcagagggaggagag GAGGATGACGAGGATGAAGAAGACTAcgtagaggaggaggaggaag AGGATCCATCAGGTGTTCAGGGACAGAAGCGGAAGAGAGACGTGGATGACGAAGGCGAGGATGACGAGGACGACGAAGACGACTAG
- the anp32e gene encoding acidic leucine-rich nuclear phosphoprotein 32 family member E isoform X1 — MDMKKRITLELRNRSPAEVAELVVDNSRSADGEVEGLTDEFTELEFLSMVNVGLCSLAKLPSLPKLRKLELSDNNLTGSLETLSEKCPNLTYLNLSGNKIKELSNVEALQNLKSLQSLDLFNCEITSLEDYRESVFELLPQVTYLDGFDQEDNEAPDSEADDEDEDGEDGAGPTGDYDEEDDEEEDEDGSEGGEVGLGFQVNRGNQEDDEDEEDYVEEEEEEDPSGVQGQKRKRDVDDEGEDDEDDEDD, encoded by the exons ATGGACATGAAGAAGAGAATCACTTTGGAGCTGCGGAACAGAAGTCCGGCGGAG gtAGCAGAACTGGTGGTCGATAACAGTCGGTCTGCAGACGGGGAGGTTGAAGGTTTGACAGATGAGTTCACGGAGCTCGAGTTTCTCAGTATGGTCAACGTGGGTCTTTGCTCGCTGGCTAAACTGCCATCACTGCCCAAACTACgcaag CTGGAGCTCAGTGACAACAACCTGACAGGGTCTCTGGAGACCCTGTCAGAGAAATGTCCCAACCTGACGTACCTGAACCTGAGCGGGAACAAGATCAAAGAGCTGAGCAACGTGGAGGCACTG CAAAACCTGAAGAGCCTGCAGAGTCTGGACCTGTTCAACTGTGAGATCACGTCTCTGGAGGACTACAGGGAGAGCGTCTTCGAGCTGCTGCCTCAGGTCACTTACCTGGACGGCTTCGACCAGGAAGACAACGAGGCCCCTGACTCCGAGGCCGATGACGAAG ACGAGGACGGCGAGGACGGGGCGGGGCCTACTGGAGACTACGACGAGGAGGATgacgaagaggaggatgaggacggctcagagggaggagaggtggGGCTGGGCTTTCAAGTGAACCGGGGAAACCAG GAGGATGACGAGGATGAAGAAGACTAcgtagaggaggaggaggaag AGGATCCATCAGGTGTTCAGGGACAGAAGCGGAAGAGAGACGTGGATGACGAAGGCGAGGATGACGAGGACGACGAAGACGACTAG